The genome window TTTCCACGAATTGGAACGCTTTGATCAGACGAATCGCTTCGTCGATATTACGTCCCACAGGAAGATCGTTGATGGTCGCCTGACGGATCACTCCCGCTGGATCGATGATGAAGGTTCCTCTCAACGCGACTCCACCATCGGTAAGAACGTTGTAGTCTCTGGAGATGGACTTCGTAAGATCCGCGATCAGAGGATACTTAATGTCTCCGATACCGCCTTCTTTTTTCGGAGTATTCTTCCATGCCAAGTGAGTGAATGCGGAATCCACGGAAACGCCGAGAACTTCCGCTCCGAGTTTTTTGAATTCAGCGAGCTTGTTATCGTATTCGATGATCTCAGTCGGGCAAACAAAGGTGAAGTCGAGCGGATAGAAGAATAGAACCACCCATTTTCCTTTGTAGTCAGAAAGTTTAACTTCCTTAATTTCTTTTCCAAGAACAGCTTCCGCTTTGAAATCCGGCGCAAGGGATGTAACCTGAGGCATTTTGTCTCTCCTTTTGAATTTTGATTTTGAAACTTAGACCCTTCCATACTATCGGCTTCCCCCCCGGAAGCAAATATTTTTTAGAATCATTCTAATTTTTTTTCAATTCTAAAAAATGGACGGAACTCCGGCCCCCGCGTTGAAGAAGCAGATTCCGTCGGATTCAAGTCGTATGAGTTCCCACATTTTTCCCGAAAAATGCCGAATCTTCTTGGGAACAAAGAAAACCCAGGGTCCATCCCGATTTGTGGGAACTACCACAAATTTAAGAAACCGGCAAGGCTTCCCATTCCGGTCGTAAAATGCTCATCTCAAATCCGGACCAAAACCCGTCCTTGAATCGAACGATATCCCGGTTTAAACCTTCGATCCGAAATCCGACATTCTGATAACAGGCGATTGCGGCCGGTTAAAATCATACACGTTCAAAGCTACCCGGTGCAATCCAAAATCCGTAAAACGAATCCGCAAAAGAAGTTTAACCAATTCCTTGCCCATCGCTTTTCCACGCGACTCGGACTTGCCGATCAAAAGCCGCGGCACACGAGCGGACTCATGTTCCAAGTTGATCGAGGCAAGTTCGCAATAACCGATCCTTTCATCGGAACTTGTTTCAATCATGCGAAATGCCTTACGATCGATGGCCCGGAGATTCTCC of Leptospira sanjuanensis contains these proteins:
- a CDS encoding peroxiredoxin, with translation MPQVTSLAPDFKAEAVLGKEIKEVKLSDYKGKWVVLFFYPLDFTFVCPTEIIEYDNKLAEFKKLGAEVLGVSVDSAFTHLAWKNTPKKEGGIGDIKYPLIADLTKSISRDYNVLTDGGVALRGTFIIDPAGVIRQATINDLPVGRNIDEAIRLIKAFQFVEKHGEVCPANWDEGKKTMVADPQKSKDYFSAVN
- a CDS encoding GNAT family N-acetyltransferase; this translates as MPQFSGPKFRFPLTEEQLLENLRAIDRKAFRMIETSSDERIGYCELASINLEHESARVPRLLIGKSESRGKAMGKELVKLLLRIRFTDFGLHRVALNVYDFNRPQSPVIRMSDFGSKV